A single genomic interval of Ischnura elegans chromosome 3, ioIscEleg1.1, whole genome shotgun sequence harbors:
- the LOC124155015 gene encoding uncharacterized protein LOC124155015, with protein sequence MKVSVVVLSAALVFASMASAAQPRGGYQRFRSVSLRQVEAAPQEPPYPPSGWKPDKPFNLPGEEVTTEADAEVFTTTTEAPAETTTTAAEETEPEAELSIPAGARNRLVAAKLSEPAYYVLLPQQPSQQVPHRSAYQFLIPDNSVPDKNAYILRDVEAFGAPLYFYGERGLLVQIPDRKK encoded by the exons ATGAAG GTATCGGTCGTCGTACTCTCAGCAGCCTTGGTGTTCGCATCGATGGCAAGTGCTGCACAACCTCGCGGGGGCTACCAGAGGTTCCGCAGTGTCTCGTTGAGACAGGTGGAAGCGGCGCCACAGGAGCCTCCTTACCCTCCAAGCGGCTGGAAGCCCGACAAGCCCTTCAACTTACCCGGGGAGGAAGTGACCACGGAAGCTGATGCTGAAGTCTtcaccaccaccaccgaggcaCCCGCGGAGACTACAACGACCGCTGCGGAAGAAACTGAGCCAGAG GCCGAGCTATCCATCCCCGCAGGTGCAAGAAACAGGCTTGTCGCGGCTAAGCTGTCTGAACCAGCTTACTACGTCTTACTACCGCAGCAACCTAGTCAACAAGTTCCTCATCGATCTGCGTATCAATTCCTCATCCCTGACAATTCTGTTCCTGACAAGAATGCCTACATCTTGAGGGATGTGGAGGCCTTTGGAGCACCACTCTATTTTTATGGCGAACGAGGTCTGTTGGTGCAGATCCCAGACCGTAAGAAGTGA